A region of the Candidatus Pelagibacter ubique HTCC1062 genome:
AAATACTTATAGGTTAATTTCACCCATGGCCCCGTTTGGAGGAATTAAAGATAGTGGATATGGAAAAGAAGCAGGAATTGAGTCAATTAAAGAATACACAAGAATAAAAACCACATGGTTAAATTCATCGGATAAACCAATGACTGATCCATTTACAATGGGTTAATTTTTTGACTGTCAGACATTATTTTTTAGTTTTATTTATCATGTTTCTTTTTGGTAGTTCTTATCCAATTAATAAACTTGCATTAAACACATCCCTCACCCCTGTATTGGCAGCCTCATTGAGAATGTTTATACTTTTTGTTTGTCTTGTTCCTTTTTGTAAATTTAAAATCCCAAACAAAAAATACTATCTGCCTTTAGCAGGTTTTTCTTTTTCAATGGGCTTTGGTGTTTTTATTTTTTTAAATTTATCTCTGCAAAAAGCAACTATGGTTGCTCCTATAATTATTGGAGCTCAACTAGCAATACCCTTTGCAATTCTGGCAAGCTCTTTATTTTTAGGTGAAAAGGTAACTCCTAAAATGTGGGTATTAATATTTATTTCTTTTTTTGGAATTTTTTTAATTGGTTATGATCCAAATTTAAAAAGTGAAATTTTTGCAATTTTTCTTTGTGCAATTTCTGCTTTTTTCTATGGTGTTGCGAATGTGTTTTCTAGATATATTAAAGATATAGATGTTAAATTAACCAACACAGTTATGGGCTTTACTGGTTTTATACTGCTTTTTCTTTTTTCCATTTTTTTTGAAGGAAACACAGTTTATCAATTACTAAATATTGATTTTTATACTTGGCTTTTATTACTCCATAATGGGGTGATGGTTTCTGTAATTGCACACACTTCATTATTTTATTTATATAAATTTTATTCAGTAAATAAAATTATGCCCTTTTATTCTTTATTTCCAGTATTTGGCCTAATCCTAACGTTCTTTATATTCGGAGAAATCCCAACTCTACTTAGTGCGATTGGTGGTTTAATTATAATATTTTCTGTATATAGGCTTCAAAAAATTAGATAATTCTCCTATTGAAAATTCGTTTAAATAGTCTTTAATTTGATTTTTATAAATTGTTAACAATCAAAGAGGAAAATAATGAAAAAACTATTTATTGCTGCTTTTATATTCGTTTCTACTTTTACAACGAATACATTCGCAGAAGTTAAAATGGGAATCATTTTAGGATTTACTGGTCCTATTGAATCTCTAACACCAGCTATGGCTGCATCTGCAGAGCTTGCATTTAAAGAAGCTTCTGACTCAGGTTCACTATTAGGTGGAGAAACTATTTCAGTAGTAAGAGCAGATTCAACTTGTGTTGATTCAGCAGCAGCAACAGCAGCAGCAGAAGGTGTTATTGCACAAGGTGTTGCAGCAATTATGGGTGCTGACTGTTCAGGTGTAACTGGTGCTATTGCATCTAATGTTGCTGTACCAAATGGTGTAGTAATGATTTCACCTTCAGCAACTTCTCCAGGACTTACAGCTTTAGATGATAAAGGCTTCTTTTTTAGAACAGCCCCATCTGATGCTAGAGGTGGTCAGATTTTAGCTGATATTACTAAAGACAGAAAAATCAAAAGTGTAGCAATTACTTACACTAACAATGACTATGGAAAAGGTTTGGCTGATGTTTATGAAGCAGCTGTAAAAGCTCATGGTATTAAAGTAACAACTGTATCTGCTCACGAAGATGGTAAAGCAGATTACTCATCTGAAGTAGCAACTTTAGCTTCAGCAGGTGGTGATGCCGTAGCAGTAATTGGTTACCTAGACCAAGGTGGAAAAGGAATTATTCAAGGTTCTTTAGACTCTGGTGCATTTGATAAATTTATTTTATCTGATGGTATGATCGGTGACTCATTAACTGAAGCTTTTGGAAAAGATTTAAATAAATCTTTTGGTTCAATTCCTGGTTCAATGAATAAAAAAACAGCAGGTACTTTTGCCTCTGTTGCTAAAGCAGCGGGTATCGACTCATCTGGACCTTACACTGGTGAATCTTATGATGCAGCAGCTTTAATCGTTCTTGCGATGCAAGCAGGTGGATCAGCAGATAGAGCTTCTATTGCAAAAAATGTAATGGATGTTGCTAATGCCCCTGGTACTAAGATTTACCCAGGTGAACTTAAAAAAGGTTTAGACTTACTAGCTAAAGGTAAAAAAGTTGACTACGAAGGTGCAACTGGTGTTACTTTTACTAACGTAGGTGAAGCTGAAGGTTCTTTCCTAGAAAAAGAAATCAAAGGTGGAAAATTCAAAAATAAAAAACAAAGATAATTAAAATCTTAATTTTAAAACCCTCAGCAGTGAAAATTGCTGGGGGTTTTTTTTATTTAAAAATTACTAATAATCCTAAAAAAACCAAATATCGAAATTAATATAAGAAAATAAAAAACAACTTTTCTATAAGTTTCCTCTTTGCTTTTAACAAAAAATTTATCACCAATATAAACACCTATTGGTAAAATAATAATCAGTGGAATAGTTCTATAAATAGTTGTCAGATCTACAATTCCTGCAAAAAAACTAAGAATAAATGCATAAATATCTGTTAAAAAGAATAAGGCTGCTAATGAACCTCTAATTACTGCTGGTTGAATACTTGTAACTAATAAAAAAAGTGCCACAGGCATTCCACCTAATGTGGTTAATCCATTTAATGTTCCAGAGACTATTCCAGTAATAAGCTTTCCATAATTATTATTAATTTTTTTATTCTCATATCCTTTCATTAATAAAAATGAAAAAAATATAACTAATGCGCAAACTGACAGGTGTGTTGTATCTGGAGATAAATACTTCAATAAATAAAGCCCAATAGGTGACCCAATGATTATTCCTATCAATAATTTTAAAACAAAATTCCAGTCTATTTTGTTCCATATATATGGAACCATAAAAATACTAATAATAACCTCAAGTATTAGAATAATTGGGACTATCTCTATTGCTGGAAGAATAAAAGAAAAGCCAGAAATACATATTGCAGAAAAGCCAAAGCCATTAAAACCTCTTATAATAGATGCAATAAATACGGTAAATATTACAAAATAGATTTCAATTAAACTCAGTTGAAGATTAGATAAAAAATCCACTCTATTTCCTTTTTTTAAAGTCTGCTCTTAATGTTGATAAAACAATTATTACTAAAAATATTATACAAACTAAATTCATTGTTTTCCAACTTGTTAAGGTTAAAAAAACTCCAGCCGATAAGCTTGCTACTGCCTGAATTGAATAAACAATTAAATCATTAAAGCCTTGTGCTTTAAATTTTTCATCCTCTCTATAAGATAAAACTAGTAAACTTGTTCCAGATATAAATAAAAAGTTCCAACCAAATCCTAAAAATATTAATGCAATTAAATAATTAATAAAATTTTGCTCAAATAAACTAGTCAAAATTGTTATAAAAAATAAAACAACACCAGCGTACATAATTTTACTATGTCCAAATTTTTTTATCAAATTACCTGTTATCAATGAAGGTAAAAACATAGCTGCGATATGAAGTTGAATTACAAAACCTGTTTTAGTTAAACTTATTTTTTCCATTACATGCATACTTATTGGAGTTGCAGTCATTAAAAATGACATCACTGCATAAGCAAATGCCGAAGCCACTAATGCTTGTAGAAATCTTGGTTGAGAAATTAACTCCAAATAACTACGTTTGATTTTCTTGTTAACATGATTGGGTTTATGTCCATCCTCATAAAATAATAGAAAAATTGTTGAAGTAAGAGTTAAAGCAGCAAGCGCAATATAAGATCCGGCATATAAATGTTCGGCTATAAAACCTTTTGTTATATTAGCAACATTTGGTCCTATAAAAGCCGAACCTATTCCTGCTAATAATATTATTGAAATAGCTTTTGGTGCCATATCTTTTTTAACAGTCTCAACTGCTGCAAAACGATATTGATGACTAAAGGCTACTCCTGCACCAAGTAAAAAACATGAAAAATTAAAAAGGATAAAGCTTTCAATAATTATTGCGTACGCCGCTAGAACAGATGATAAGGAGCTCACTACAGAAGCAAACATAAAGCCTGCTCTTCGACCAATTATACTCATAACCTTTGCTGCAAAGATTGCAAAAATTGCAATACCAACAATTGATAAAGCCATCGGTAAAGTTGCTAAAGATTTTACTGGACTAAACTGAGAGCCAATTATTCCACTTAAGAAAACTGTTACGGGTGCTGCTGTAAAAGCAAAAATTTGACTTAAAATTAGCAGCCATAAATTTTTATTCATTAAAAAATGTATTTATCACTAAGATAAAGAGCAAAACCTAGAGCCATCCCTAATAAAATATATTTCATAATAAAGTTTATTTTATTTCGATTTTTTCAGGAAGTATACCTTTAGGTCTATACCTCATGATCAACAGAAGACCCATCCCCATCATTAAATATCTAAAGTAAGGAACGCTTTCAATTAAATGAATTTTTAATGAATGTGTATCTGCTAAACCTGCTGTAAATAAATTAATCAAGAATAATGCAATTGGCGCTGCCTCAATCCATAGAAACCAGACTGCAAAACCTCCTAAAATTGCTCCAAAATTATTCCCACTTCCTCCAACAATAACCATAACCCAGATTAAAAAAGTATATCTCATAGGTTGGTAACTACCTGGAGTAAATAAACCATCTTGAGTGACTAACATAGCGCCAGCAATTCCAACTATAGCTGAGCCTAAAATAAAGATTAATAAATGTTGCTTGACGACATTTTTTCCCATTGCATTAGCAGCTTCTTCATTGTCTCTTATCGCACGCATCATTCTTCCCCATGGAGAGTAAAGAGCTTTTTGAGTTACTATTAACAAGGCTATAACAACAATTAAAAATAAACCTGAATAACAAAGTTTTACAAAAACTGATGATCCCTCAATTACTAATTGGTTAAGAGCTGATTGTTTATCAGTAATACTGGAGATTAAATCTAATTTCCCAGAATTAAATTTTGCAACTAAATTTATAAACCATTCTTTAGTTTGGAGTTCAATTTCATAAGGCACTGGTCGATCCAGTCCAATTACATTTTTAACACCTCTTGTTAACCAATCTTCATGCTTGATTATGGCTATAACTATTTCTGATATTAGTAGTGTGGCAATAGCTAAATAGTCTGCACGTAAACCTAAAGCAACTTTACCAACTATAAATGCTAGACCTGCTGCAAAAAATGCACCTACGATCCAAGAAAACATAATTGGCAATCCTAATCCACCAAGAAATCCTGTTGTTGCTGGGTTAACATTTTCAATAGCTTCAATACTTGTCTCTGATGTAACTCTTATAATTATAATTCCAGCAATAATAATTGTAGCAATACCATAAGTTCTAATTTTAGATTTTTCAAAATTTTTTAATACAAAACGTATTGCAAGGACCATTGCAACAATTAACCATAAAGACATTAGAATACTAAAACCTCCCGCAACCCATGCTTCTTGTACAGGTTCAACAGAAATTAAAACTGCAGCTAATCCACCTAATGCCGCATATCCCATTAGACCAAAATTGATTAACCCTGCATACCCCCATTGAATATTTGCCCCCATAGTCATTACAGCAGAAATTAAACACATGTTAAAAATTGATAGAGCTACATTCCAAGATTGAAATATTCCAACTAAAATAATAAGCCCCAACATGATTGCGTAAGCTATAATTACATTTAAGTGCTTTCTCACAGTACCTTCCCTTTGAATATTCCATTAGGTCTATAAAGTAAGACAATCACCAGTATAGAAAATGAGACAGCAAATTTATAATCTGTTGATAATAACTGAACTAACGTTTCTGGCTCCATGCTTGCTGGCAAAACATACATAAAGAATTTTTTATAAGCATAAGTTAGGAATATTTCTGAAAATGCTATGACATATCCTCCTAAAAATGCTCCAAAGGGGTTTCCAATACCTCCAACAATTGCTGCAGCAAAAATTGGCAACATGTTATTAAAGTAGGTAAATGGCTTAAAACTTTTGTCCAATCCATATAAAGCTCCACCAATTGTCGCTAAAATTCCTGCAATAATCCAAGTAATCATAACTACTCTTTTAGGATCAATTCCAGACAATAAAGCTAAATCCTCATTATCAGAATAAGCACGCATGCTTTTTCCTGTCTTAGTTTTGTTTAAAAACCAAAATAAAATAGAAACCAATACAATTGTTACAAATATAGTTAATACCTGACTAGATTTAATTGCTAAACCTTCATTAAGTCCTGTCATTTCTTTAAACTCACTTGCTTTGATAATAAATTTTTCCCCATCAAAAAACCTCTGATCTGATGGACCGATTATTATTCTAACAACAGCTTGAGTTACAAACATTACACCAATACTAACCATTGCAAGTTGAACAGGAGGACTTTTGCTCACTCTATAATATCTAAAAACAAATTTATCAATTAAGAGCATATATCCAATTGTTAAAACAATTGCAAAAGGGATGGCAAGTAACGCTGTTGGTAAAACACCTAAAGAAATTCCAAGTGATTGAAAATACCAAGTAAATAATATGGTGACCATCGTACCAAAAGCCATCATGTCCCCAGTTGCAAAATTAGCAAACCTTAAAATTCCATAAATTAAAGTTACAAATATTGCACCTAGTGCTAGTTGAGAGCCATACGTAAGAGCTGGCATAAAAATATAATTTAATAATAATATAATTGCGTTTAAGAATTCCATACTATCCACCTAAAAAAGAGCTTCTTACTCTTGGGTCGTTTAATAATTCTTTTCCTGTTCCTGAATACTTATTTTCACCTGTAACTAGTACATATCCACGATCAGAAATATTAAGCGCTTGTTTAGCATTTTGCTCAACCATTAAAATTGCAACATTAGTTCTTTTTACTTTGATGATATGATCAAATAATTCATCCATTACTATTGGAGAAACACCAGCAGTGGGTTCATCTAACATTAATACAGATGGTTTTATCATTAATGCTCTTCCAAGAGCCACTTGTTGTCTTTGACCTCCAGATAATTCACCAACTAATTGGTTTCTTTTTTCTCTAAGTATTGGAAATAGTTCATAAATTTCTTCTATAATATTTTGATAATTGTCATCTCTTAAATAAGCTCCCATCTCTAAATTTTCTTCAACACTCATTCCAGAAAATACATTTTTTGTCTGTGGTACAAATGAAATACCTTCTCTCACCCTATCTTGTGGTGAAAGTTTTGAAATATCTTTGCCATCAATTATAACTGAACCAGATTTTAAATTTAAAAGACCAAGCATTGCTTTCATGGCTGTTGATTTACCAGCACCATTAGGTCCAAGAATTGAAACTATTTCGCCTCTGTTTACATTAACTGAACAAGAGTTGATGATATCAGGTCCATTACCATAACCACCTGTCATTTTTAAACCTTCAAAAAAAGCCATTAGTTCTCATCCTTTATCTTTGATCCTCTGCCTAAATAGCTTTCTATAACTTTTTCATCTTTCTTAGCTTCTTCAGCGGTCCCTTCAAATAAAACTGAACCTTCTGCCATAACAATAACAGGGTTACATAATCTACTTATAAACTCCATATCATGTTCGATCATACAGAATGTATAACCTTCTTCCTTATTTAACTTAAGAATAGCAGTTCCTAAATCTTTAAGCAGTGTTCTATTAACACCAGCACCTACTTCATCAAGTAATACTAATTTTGCATCAACCATCATGGTTCTTCCAAGTTCTAATAATTTTTTTTGGCCTCCAGATAAATTCCCAGCTAATTCATTTGATAAATGAGTCAGATTTAAAAAATCAACTACGTCTTGGGCTTTTTGTTTAACTTTAAGTTCTTCCGTTCTAACTAAACTTGGTTTTAATAAAGCAGTCATTAAATTTTCACCTGACTGATTTGCAGGAACCATCATTAAATTTTCAAGCACAGAAAGATTAGTAAACTCATGTGCTATTTGAAAAGTTCTTAAAATTCCTTTAGAAAATAATTCATATGAAGGAACGTCAGTAACATCCTCATTATTAAACAATACTTTTCCTTGTGAGGATTTTAAATTTCCAGCTATTAGATTGAACAAGGTGGTCTTGCCTGAGCCGTTAGGTCCTATAATTCCTGTAATAGAGCCTTTCTTAATCTTTAATGAACAATCTGACACTGCAGCCAAACCTCCAAAATATTTAGATAGATTTTCAATTTGTAAGATGTTCTGTTCTTGATCCATGAAATTTATTTATTTAATCTTCTATGTATACTGTTGAGTGTCTTTTCTAAAGATTTATAAAAACCTGCTCTGCTTAATTCTTTAACTCCTTGTTCATTCAATCCTTTAGGTGTTTGAGACTCTTTTACTAAAAATTTTAAATCTTTTTTAGAGTTTACAACTGCATCTTCTGATAATGCTAAAAATAAAGATGTTATATATTTTTGTGCATTATTTCGTTTAACTCCTCTTTTCACTAACCAGTCTGTCATTACTCTTAGTAATTCATAAAAGGGTGCCATCATTCCAGAGGTTGACCAAAAATTGATTGAAGATTTTTCATTTTTAATTTCAACGGTTGTGCCAATTTTATTAAAAAAATCTTTAACTTTTTTATTGGGTGGACAAATGGGTACTGGTCCTTTTTTTAAAGATATAGGAGGTAATGGTATCGCTCTTATAATTTTTGCTTTAACTTTGATTGCTTTTTTAAGTTGAGCTAAAGTAATTGTTGATATGAAACTAATTACAGTTTGATTTGATCTAAACTTTAAATTTTTAATAATTTTTTCACCCACTGCTGGAGTTACTGATAAAAATATCCAATCACAAGAATTAATAATTTCCTGGTTATCTTTACTAACAGTTATCTTTTTAAACTTTTTTTTTAAAATACTAGATGTAGATTTATTTCTCTCAGAGATGATTATTTTGTTATACGAAATACTGGAACTGCAAATACCAGTGATAACGGCAGACGTAATTTTACCTGTTCCTATAAAGCCTAATTTCATAAATATAGTTACTTTATAGTGATATTAGTGAATTAATTAATAAAAAAAGAACCTCTAATTCTCAATAGTTCTCTGCTTAAATCTTTATTTTCTTTGAAAGGTTTTCTTCCGTGTAACCAAAAATAATTATTAGCCACAATGGTTGATCCAGGTACTAATTTAGTGATTACTTTGTTCTTACTCTCCTCTAAAGCATCTGATAATTTTTGTAAGAAAATTCCTTGATCCATATTTTTTGGTTCAGGGAATTGATCAATATAAGAAATATTTGGCTTACCGTTATCATCTGTTGTGAAAACTGGATGTTCAACTTTATATTCTATATTTTTACTTTTAGGAGACCCCCATACAAAATTTTGTTTTCCAATGGGGTCATTGAATAAATCCTCACAATGTTCCCAGTCATCAAGATGCAACATTGCTGTTTCTCCTCCTTGGACATTTTGTTCTTCAATTTTAGTCATCAAAAGCCAATCTGTGATCTCTTTAACATATGTCCCATCCGTATGAAGATCCATATTTGTGTAAGCTTTTCTTAAGTACGAGTCACTTTTATCTTCATGCTTTACAAAAAATCTTGCATAATATTTTCCAGCCATGGCATCATAATTTGGATTACCAATTAAATAGGCAATTGCTGTTGATAGCTTTACTAAAAAGATATCATTAATTTTTGCACTTACTTTTTTTGGTCCAATTATAAAACAACCTGTTTCTCTATCTCTTACTATTGAATTAAGTAATTTGCTTAATTTATTAGAAGTTAAATCATCTAAACTTTTAGCAATAGTAAATCTGGTAAATGGTTTGTACTCTAAGGCAGTGATATCAAATTTATTGAATGGAAATATTAATTTATCTAAAATTTCATCTTCAATTCTAATGTCAATTATTCTTTTTGAATTTTGATGTTCTGTTATTGTTATTCCAGAGATATTTTCCATTAGAAATAATTACTTAGTACCGCCATCATGATAGCAGAAATAACAGTAGGATAAACAAAATTTCTTTTAGATATAAAAAATATAAATAAACAAAATAAAACAACAGTTACTCTACTTAAGTAACTAGCATCAGACAAAACACCTACTGGAAATATAATTGTTCTTGCTATTAATGCGGCTAGTGTTGAGTAGGCAAGACAATTAAACCATTTAAATAATTTTGAAGTTTCTTTTATTCCTTGTGAAGAAATTGCACCTAAAAACCTTGAAGAGAAAGTTGCAAGGGACGTGACTAAGATTGCAAGAAATACACTAGTTGACATTTAGCTCTCCTATAAAATAAGCAATTGTTCCACCAACAAGTCCTCCCAATAAAATTGACCACTCTGGAGATAGAAAATAAAAAATTGGTCCTAATACCAAGCCTAAAATTACTGCAGCTGTAATTTGAATAGTTTTCATTGCCCCAACCATCATGCATAAAAAATAAATTGGGTTTAAAATTGCTAAGCCCATCATCATATTTTTATCCAAATAATCAGATGCGTAAAATCCTATAAAAGTTCCTATTACCGCTGTAGTCCAAGTAGCACAACCAATTCCAATCCAAAAATCAATTCTATGTTTTTTTTCAATACTTTTATAGTTACTCTTCATAATCAGCCATGCAGATACTGCTATAAAATGACATGAAAAGTAATATTTCCATTTTGGTTGGCTTTTGTGCATCATTAATGGAAACAAAGAAACAGCCATTGGATAAAGACGAGCATTAACAAACCAAACAGCTAAAAAAATATTTAATAATGAAGCTCCAACTAATAACGACTCTGCCATAACTAATGATCCAGGCAAAGCATAAGTAAGCATAGTTGAAAAAATACTTTCTTGAATATTAAATCCTAAATTTTTAAGAAGTGCCCCAATTGCTATAAAACAACATCCAAGTGCAAGGGCTGGGCTATCTGGAGCTAAAATAGATTTGAAACCTTTAAAGAAAAATTCTTTATTAATCATTAACCACCAAGGAATAATCTACCAACGTCAGGATTTTTTAATAAATCGTCCCCTTTGCCAGCAATAGCAGTTTGTCCTGATACTAAAACATAACCTATATCAGCAAACTCTAATCCTTTTTTAGCATTTTGTTCCACTAGGATAATAGTTTTCTTTTCTGTTTGTTGAAGGTCTCTTAATATTTCAAAAACCATATCTATATATCTCGGTTCTAAACCAATTGAAGGTTCATCAACAAGTAATACAGAAGGTTTCATAACTAGTGCTCTAGAAATTTCTAATAATCTTCTTTCCCCACCAGATAAAACTTTTGCAGGTTGGTTTCTTCTGTTTCTTAATCTTTCATATTTTTCAAAAATTCTTTCAGCTTCTTGATA
Encoded here:
- a CDS encoding DMT family transporter; the encoded protein is MTVRHYFLVLFIMFLFGSSYPINKLALNTSLTPVLAASLRMFILFVCLVPFCKFKIPNKKYYLPLAGFSFSMGFGVFIFLNLSLQKATMVAPIIIGAQLAIPFAILASSLFLGEKVTPKMWVLIFISFFGIFLIGYDPNLKSEIFAIFLCAISAFFYGVANVFSRYIKDIDVKLTNTVMGFTGFILLFLFSIFFEGNTVYQLLNIDFYTWLLLLHNGVMVSVIAHTSLFYLYKFYSVNKIMPFYSLFPVFGLILTFFIFGEIPTLLSAIGGLIIIFSVYRLQKIR
- a CDS encoding ABC transporter substrate-binding protein — its product is MKKLFIAAFIFVSTFTTNTFAEVKMGIILGFTGPIESLTPAMAASAELAFKEASDSGSLLGGETISVVRADSTCVDSAAATAAAEGVIAQGVAAIMGADCSGVTGAIASNVAVPNGVVMISPSATSPGLTALDDKGFFFRTAPSDARGGQILADITKDRKIKSVAITYTNNDYGKGLADVYEAAVKAHGIKVTTVSAHEDGKADYSSEVATLASAGGDAVAVIGYLDQGGKGIIQGSLDSGAFDKFILSDGMIGDSLTEAFGKDLNKSFGSIPGSMNKKTAGTFASVAKAAGIDSSGPYTGESYDAAALIVLAMQAGGSADRASIAKNVMDVANAPGTKIYPGELKKGLDLLAKGKKVDYEGATGVTFTNVGEAEGSFLEKEIKGGKFKNKKQR
- a CDS encoding sulfite exporter TauE/SafE family protein; protein product: MDFLSNLQLSLIEIYFVIFTVFIASIIRGFNGFGFSAICISGFSFILPAIEIVPIILILEVIISIFMVPYIWNKIDWNFVLKLLIGIIIGSPIGLYLLKYLSPDTTHLSVCALVIFFSFLLMKGYENKKINNNYGKLITGIVSGTLNGLTTLGGMPVALFLLVTSIQPAVIRGSLAALFFLTDIYAFILSFFAGIVDLTTIYRTIPLIIILPIGVYIGDKFFVKSKEETYRKVVFYFLILISIFGFFRIISNF
- a CDS encoding MFS transporter — encoded protein: MNKNLWLLILSQIFAFTAAPVTVFLSGIIGSQFSPVKSLATLPMALSIVGIAIFAIFAAKVMSIIGRRAGFMFASVVSSLSSVLAAYAIIIESFILFNFSCFLLGAGVAFSHQYRFAAVETVKKDMAPKAISIILLAGIGSAFIGPNVANITKGFIAEHLYAGSYIALAALTLTSTIFLLFYEDGHKPNHVNKKIKRSYLELISQPRFLQALVASAFAYAVMSFLMTATPISMHVMEKISLTKTGFVIQLHIAAMFLPSLITGNLIKKFGHSKIMYAGVVLFFITILTSLFEQNFINYLIALIFLGFGWNFLFISGTSLLVLSYREDEKFKAQGFNDLIVYSIQAVASLSAGVFLTLTSWKTMNLVCIIFLVIIVLSTLRADFKKRK
- a CDS encoding branched-chain amino acid ABC transporter permease, with the protein product MLGLIILVGIFQSWNVALSIFNMCLISAVMTMGANIQWGYAGLINFGLMGYAALGGLAAVLISVEPVQEAWVAGGFSILMSLWLIVAMVLAIRFVLKNFEKSKIRTYGIATIIIAGIIIIRVTSETSIEAIENVNPATTGFLGGLGLPIMFSWIVGAFFAAGLAFIVGKVALGLRADYLAIATLLISEIVIAIIKHEDWLTRGVKNVIGLDRPVPYEIELQTKEWFINLVAKFNSGKLDLISSITDKQSALNQLVIEGSSVFVKLCYSGLFLIVVIALLIVTQKALYSPWGRMMRAIRDNEEAANAMGKNVVKQHLLIFILGSAIVGIAGAMLVTQDGLFTPGSYQPMRYTFLIWVMVIVGGSGNNFGAILGGFAVWFLWIEAAPIALFLINLFTAGLADTHSLKIHLIESVPYFRYLMMGMGLLLIMRYRPKGILPEKIEIK
- a CDS encoding branched-chain amino acid ABC transporter permease, producing the protein MEFLNAIILLLNYIFMPALTYGSQLALGAIFVTLIYGILRFANFATGDMMAFGTMVTILFTWYFQSLGISLGVLPTALLAIPFAIVLTIGYMLLIDKFVFRYYRVSKSPPVQLAMVSIGVMFVTQAVVRIIIGPSDQRFFDGEKFIIKASEFKEMTGLNEGLAIKSSQVLTIFVTIVLVSILFWFLNKTKTGKSMRAYSDNEDLALLSGIDPKRVVMITWIIAGILATIGGALYGLDKSFKPFTYFNNMLPIFAAAIVGGIGNPFGAFLGGYVIAFSEIFLTYAYKKFFMYVLPASMEPETLVQLLSTDYKFAVSFSILVIVLLYRPNGIFKGKVL
- a CDS encoding ABC transporter ATP-binding protein, which produces MAFFEGLKMTGGYGNGPDIINSCSVNVNRGEIVSILGPNGAGKSTAMKAMLGLLNLKSGSVIIDGKDISKLSPQDRVREGISFVPQTKNVFSGMSVEENLEMGAYLRDDNYQNIIEEIYELFPILREKRNQLVGELSGGQRQQVALGRALMIKPSVLMLDEPTAGVSPIVMDELFDHIIKVKRTNVAILMVEQNAKQALNISDRGYVLVTGENKYSGTGKELLNDPRVRSSFLGG
- a CDS encoding ABC transporter ATP-binding protein, which produces MDQEQNILQIENLSKYFGGLAAVSDCSLKIKKGSITGIIGPNGSGKTTLFNLIAGNLKSSQGKVLFNNEDVTDVPSYELFSKGILRTFQIAHEFTNLSVLENLMMVPANQSGENLMTALLKPSLVRTEELKVKQKAQDVVDFLNLTHLSNELAGNLSGGQKKLLELGRTMMVDAKLVLLDEVGAGVNRTLLKDLGTAILKLNKEEGYTFCMIEHDMEFISRLCNPVIVMAEGSVLFEGTAEEAKKDEKVIESYLGRGSKIKDEN
- a CDS encoding pyrroline-5-carboxylate reductase, yielding MKLGFIGTGKITSAVITGICSSSISYNKIIISERNKSTSSILKKKFKKITVSKDNQEIINSCDWIFLSVTPAVGEKIIKNLKFRSNQTVISFISTITLAQLKKAIKVKAKIIRAIPLPPISLKKGPVPICPPNKKVKDFFNKIGTTVEIKNEKSSINFWSTSGMMAPFYELLRVMTDWLVKRGVKRNNAQKYITSLFLALSEDAVVNSKKDLKFLVKESQTPKGLNEQGVKELSRAGFYKSLEKTLNSIHRRLNK
- the glaH gene encoding glutarate dioxygenase GlaH, encoding MENISGITITEHQNSKRIIDIRIEDEILDKLIFPFNKFDITALEYKPFTRFTIAKSLDDLTSNKLSKLLNSIVRDRETGCFIIGPKKVSAKINDIFLVKLSTAIAYLIGNPNYDAMAGKYYARFFVKHEDKSDSYLRKAYTNMDLHTDGTYVKEITDWLLMTKIEEQNVQGGETAMLHLDDWEHCEDLFNDPIGKQNFVWGSPKSKNIEYKVEHPVFTTDDNGKPNISYIDQFPEPKNMDQGIFLQKLSDALEESKNKVITKLVPGSTIVANNYFWLHGRKPFKENKDLSRELLRIRGSFFIN
- a CDS encoding AzlD domain-containing protein, with the protein product MSTSVFLAILVTSLATFSSRFLGAISSQGIKETSKLFKWFNCLAYSTLAALIARTIIFPVGVLSDASYLSRVTVVLFCLFIFFISKRNFVYPTVISAIMMAVLSNYF
- a CDS encoding AzlC family ABC transporter permease, with protein sequence MINKEFFFKGFKSILAPDSPALALGCCFIAIGALLKNLGFNIQESIFSTMLTYALPGSLVMAESLLVGASLLNIFLAVWFVNARLYPMAVSLFPLMMHKSQPKWKYYFSCHFIAVSAWLIMKSNYKSIEKKHRIDFWIGIGCATWTTAVIGTFIGFYASDYLDKNMMMGLAILNPIYFLCMMVGAMKTIQITAAVILGLVLGPIFYFLSPEWSILLGGLVGGTIAYFIGELNVN